A region from the Canis aureus isolate CA01 chromosome 8, VMU_Caureus_v.1.0, whole genome shotgun sequence genome encodes:
- the BTBD8 gene encoding BTB/POZ domain-containing protein 8 isoform X3, producing MLSGCWAESSQEYITLQGINHVEMNVMMHFIYGGILDFPDKANVGQILNMADMYGLEGLKEVAIYILRRDYCNFFQKPVSRRLASVLECLIIAHTVGVDSLFADCMKWIVKHFARFWSERSFANVPPEIQKSCLNMLIQSLNDENAAFLLMESDRLIISLPRVKWTEVALTMASQLQEECIAFIIENFSTIIQSENFALLLQSQAMSSTADLLDKILKAIEENITTENSCSLLMALDMLLNSDNTKEMGFTCKIQALRDKLWIFLVQSFYAVRHTESWKLMSTDDQQKIQAAAFDKGDDRRLGKKPVFSSSQQRRQVSDSGVIKNKSWRGNTKDCWSYPSTKQKMKSDGLGASGHSSNTNRNTVNKTLKNDDLKEKGGTKVASKVSKELKTGGKNVSGKPKAVIKSQTENSDNAKSANASPRQAVERSAAVSANGQKNSLNEKGVRNQEGHITGARPKVLTGTLNVQAKAKPLKKVTGKDSPCLSIAEPASRSTNSSMELLISTECLDEPKENGAVGEEKPSGDKLSFCEPPGQTVKNNVESIKTSSVVVKSRPVSKVANGTSNKKSIQEETNINNSGLKKVTSKGYSDPVPQAIIKKKGNGNGCATAQQRTKNASSNLAKTQGESPNSVKSSVSSKQSEENVTKLDLNTTTDKQTPKKKIVKQGHTPLPKVNAKIGAMPKNLNQSKKSETLSNKDSKQKMLPGQVILKTQPSQRPLKSETCVVQKSMLHDVHENNNKDDISEQKPHEPLINLTSEISSTEAFQSSCKPEPQKPLSNQGKEKLVLECQSISNLDKSIKHELESKQTGSDKNEAKFSGKESDHPNTAKIYCHFDGSANVDSKFYTTTALKSMISNPSENSLNSNPVCDLDSANPKQIHSVSDREKQGEEQDTNKKLSIKCVKDVLPCVPGRTNGTLNSVQDDRKSKIHVEEQKIPRHLSDDSGMSEIKHATADSDISSKCVLEHTSGKNSPKDMETTETPDSHETPEVPFMSHWNLSTSGLHQRESPESDTGSATTSSDDIKPRSEDYDAGGSQDDDGSNDRGISKCGTMLCHDFLGRSSSDTSTPEELKIYDSNLRIEVKMKKQSSNDLFQVNSTSDDEIPRKRPEIWSRSTVVHPREKENILRGSIQFAQEVDQVSSSADETEDERSEAENVGENFSTSNSAPQQFQGIINLAFEDATENESHEFSATKNFKRSVLLSVDECEELGSDEGEAHTPFQPSVDSLSPSDVFDGISHEHNGRTCYSRYTHGSEGSILECKQDKGKSVYKNESSLLGPSSIDSSRKDKQSALATGKKYTVDVLSKGGRQLLPEDKKVNSGNDVDNDFQQRSKLSDSDIKSQERPCHLELHQREPNSDIPKNSSTKFLDSCRSQLLPQEGQVKENHSTATKKANIALSAGDIDDCDTLAQTYMYDHRPSKTLSPIYEMDVIEAFEQKMESETHVTDMDFEDDQHFAEQDWTLLKQLLSEQDSNLNITNSVPEDLNLAQYLINQTLLLARDSSKPQGKAHVDTLNRWSELTSPLDDSSASITMASFSSEDCSPQGEWTILELETQH from the exons aatgaTGAGAATGCTGCTTTTCTTCTGATGGAAAGCGACAGGCTAATCATCAGTTTACCCAGAGTGAAGTGGACAGAAGTAGCACTGACTATGGCATCTCAGCTGCAAGAAGAATGTATTGCATTTATTATAGAAAACTTCTCCACGATCATTCAAAGTGAAAATTTTGCTCTTCTCTTGCAG TCACAAGCAATGAGCAGCACAGCTGATCTAttggacaaaattttaaaagcaattgaAGAAAATATTACCACTGAGAATAGTTGCTCTCTTCTAATGGCTTTGGACATGTTACTGAACTCTGACAATACAAAGGAAATG GGTTTTACGTGCAAGATCCAGGCTCTGCGTGATAAGCTGTGGATCTTCCTGGTTCAGTCTTTCTATGCTGTTCGTCACACAGAAAGCTGGAAGCTGATGAGCACAGATGATCAACAGAAAATCCAAGCAG CTGCATTTGACAAAGGTGATGATCGAAGACTTGGCAAAAAGCCTGTATTCAGTAGTTCTCAg caAAGGAGACAAGTTTCTGACTCTGGTGTTATAAAAAACAAATCTTGGAGAGGAAATACCAAGGATTGTTGGAGTTATCCCTCTACTAAGCAAAAGATGAAATCTGATGGATTGGGAGCATCTGGACATTCATCAAATACTAATAGAAATACtgtaaataaaactttgaaaaatgatGATTTAAAGGAAAAGGGTGGTACAAAAGTAGCATCTAAAGTTTCAAAAGAACttaaaactggggggaaaaatgtCTCTGGAAAGCCCAAAGCTGTAATAAAGTCCCAAACAGAAAACAGTGATAATGCTAAGTCAGCAAATGCGTCACCTAGACAAGCTGTGGAAAGATCAGCAGCAGTGTCAGCAAATGGACAGAAAAATTCATTAAATGAGAAAGGAGTGAGAAATCAGGAAGGGCACATTACAGGTGCCAGACCCAAGGTACTCACTGGAACCTTAAACGTGCAAGCCAAAGCAAAGCCTTTGAAGAAAGTGACAGGAAAAGATTCTCCATGCCTCAGCATTGCAGAGCCTGCCAGCAGATCGACCAATTCAAGTATGGAATTACTGATTTCCACTGAATGTCTGGATGAACCAAAAGAAAATGGAGCAGTAGGAGAAGAGAAGCCTTCTGGTGATAAATTGTCCTTTTGTGAACCTCCAGGACAGACAGTGAAAAACAATGTGGAAAGTATCAAAACTTCTTCTGTAG TAGTAAAATCTCGACCTGTTTCAAAAGTTGCCAATGgaacttcaaataaaaaaagcattcaagaagaaactaatataaataacag TGGGCTAAAGAAGGTCACTAGCAAAGGATATAGTGATCCAGTACCACAggctattataaagaaaaaaggaaatggcaaTGGATGTGCTACAGCTCAACAGAGGACAAAAAATGCCTCATCTAATCTTGCTAAAACTCAAG GAGAGTCACCAAATTCAGTAAAATCTTCAGTCTCTTCAAAGCAGTCTGAAGAAAATGTGACAAAATTGGACCTCAATACAACTACAGATAAACAAACACCTAAGAAAAAGATTGTCAAGCAAGGACACACACCTTTGCCCAAGGTTAATGCAAAAATAGGGGCAATGCCTAAAAACTTAAATCAGTCTAAGAAAAGTGAAACTTTGAGTAATAAAGATTCAAAACAGAAAATGCTTCCTGGACAGGTTATATTGAAAACTCAGCCTTCTCAAAgacctttaaaaagtgaaacatgtGTTGTCCAAAAAAGTATGCTTCATGATGtacatgaaaataataacaaGGATGATATTTCTGAACAGAAGCCTCATGAACCTCTAATTAATCTCACATCAGAAATCAGCAGTACAGAAGCTTTCCAGTCATCATGCAAACCTGAGCCACAAAAGCCATTAAGCAACCAAGGGAAAGAGAAATTAGTATTAGAATGCCAAAGTATTTCAAATctggataaatcaataaaacatgaACTGGAATCAAAACAGACTGGTTCagataaaaatgaagcaaaattttCTGGCAAAGAATCAGATCATCCCAACACAGCTAAAATATATTGTCATTTTGATGGGAGTGCTAATGTAGATTCAAAATTTTATACCACCACTGCCCTAAAATCCATGATTTCAAATCCCAGTGAAAACTCTTTGAATTCTAATCCTGTTTGTGATTTAGACTCAGCAAATCCAAAGCAAATCCATTCAGTATCAGACAGGGAAAAGCAAGGAGAGGAacaagatacaaataaaaaattaagcattAAATGTGTCAAAGATGTTTTACCATGTGTTCCTGGAAGGACAAATGGCACCTTAAACTCTGTCCAAGATGACAGAAAATCTAAAATTCATGTAGAAGAACAGAAAATTCCTAGGCACTTATCTGATGATTCtggtatgagtgaaatcaaacaTGCTACAGCAGACTCAGATATTTCCTCCAAGTGTGTTTTGGAACATACATCAGGAAAAAATTCTCctaaagatatggaaacaacagAAACTCCAGATAGCCATGAAACTCCAGAAGTTCCATTTATGAGCCACTGGAATTTGAGTACCAGTGGTCTGCATCAGAGAGAGAGTCCTGAATCTGATACTGGCAGTGCTACCACATCCTCTGATGACATAAAGCCCAGATCTGAAGACTATGATGCTGGAGGGTCTCAGGATGATGATGGGTCAAATGACAGAGGTATTTCTAAATGTGGCACTATGCTGTGCCATGATTTTCTTGGAAGAAGTAGTAGTGATACCAGTACTCctgaggaattaaaaatatatgatagtAACTTAAGAAttgaagtgaaaatgaaaaagcaaagtagTAATGATCTTTTCCAAGTCAATTCAACAAGTGATGATGAGATTCCTAGGAAAAGGCCAGAAATTTGGTCTCGATCTACAGTAGTCCAccctagagaaaaagaaaatattctacgAGGCAGCATCCAGTTTGCTCAAGAAGTAGATCAAGTTTCTTCCTCTGCAGATGAAACAGAAGATGAAAGATCTGAAGCTGAAAATGTTGGAGAAAATTTCTCTACATCTAACTCAGCTCCTCAGCAGTTTCAGGGAATAATTAATTTAGCTTTTGAAGATGCAACAGAAAATGAAAGTCATGAGTTTTCTGCaactaagaattttaaaagatcagtttTACTTTCAGTAGATGAATGTGAAGAACTAGGATCTGATGAAGGGGAAGCCCATACTCCCTTTCAGCCTTCTGtagattctctttccccttctgatGTTTTTGATGGCATTTCTCATGAACATAACGGAAGGACCTGCTATTCCAGGTATACACATGGAAGTGAAGGTAGTATTTTAGAATGTAAACAAGATAAAGGCAAGagtgtatataaaaatgaaagctcTCTCTTGGGTCCCAGTAGCATTGACTCATCAAGAAAAGATAAACAGAGTGCTTTAGCCACAGGAAAAAAGTACACAGTAGATGTCTTGTCCAAAGGAGGCAGACAGCTTCTTCCAGAAGATAAAAAAGTAAACAGTGGAAACGATGTGGATAATGACTTTCAGCAACGCAGCAAACTCTCAGATAGTGATATAAAATCTCAAGAAAGACCGTGTCATTTGGAGCTTCATCAAAGAGAACCCAATTCTGACATACCAAAGAACAGCTCTACAAAATTTCTAGACTCCTGTCGGAGTCAACTTCTGCCTCAGGAAGGTCAAGTGAAAGAGAACCATTCTACTGCTACCAAAAAAGCTAATATTGCTTTATCTGCAG GAGACATAGATGATTGTGACACACTGGCACAAACCTACATGTATGACCATCGGCCTTCAAAAACCCTCTCTCCAATATATGAGATGGATGTAATAGAAGCATTTGAGCAGAAAATGGAATCAGAAACACATGTTACAGACATGGATTTTGAAGATGATCAGCACTTTGCAGAACAAGATTGGACACTATTAAAGCAATTGCTCTCTGAACAGGATTCAAACTTAAATATTACGAATTCTGTTCCTGAAGACTTAAATTTAGCACAGTATCTAATCAACCAGACACTACTTTTAGCACGAGATAGCTCAAAACCTCAGGGTAAAGCACATGTTGACACTTTGAACAGATGGAGTGAACTGACCTCTCCCCTTGATGATTCCTCAGCAAGCATTACCATGGCTAGTTTTTCCTCTGAAGATTGTTCACCCCAAGGGGAATGGACAATTCTGGAACTGGAAACTCAACATTGA